atgcTATGCTTTGTCATTTACGTGCAACATATTTGGTATCTTGCATTTGGAATTTGGGATGCTTAGTTGCTGCCTTCTGTTCTTGACAGTGTAGAGCTGCATCAATGCCCGTGAGCTAGAGCTGCATCAATGCCCGTGAGCTTGCTGTGGGTTTCTCTGAATCCTCTGAAGACTAAGCTTGAAACTCTTCCCTTTGCTGTGGTCTGAAATGTCAGGTATGCTTGCTAGTTAGTTTCTAGGACACACATGCCTTGTGCTTTTGCTTGCTAATTTTGATGGCTTTTTATGATGGTTGATTAGTTGGAAAAATGAAGAGTAAAGATGATTAAAGCTTTAGAATAATGTGTAGTGGTGGATAAGTGGATATACAAGTGCTGTTTTGACTACTAATCTTTAATTTTCCTATTGAAGGCCAAGAAGGACTGGGGTTTCACGATGAAAATAGGGAGAGAAAATCAGATTTTGAGAATTCTGAAGATGAGAGACGGCGATCAAAAATTGGGAACCTCAAGAAGAAGGCAATAAGTGCTTCAAATAAATTCACCCATTCTCTTAAGAAAAGAGGGAAAAGGAAAATCGATTACAGGGTTCCGCAAGTTGCAATCGAGGATGTGCGGGATGCAAAGGAGGAGAGTGCTGTCTGTGAATTGCGTCAAAAACTCGTTGACAGGGATTTGTTGCCTCCCAGGCATGACGACTATCATACTTTGTTGAGGTTAGTTGTATCTTTCAATGTATAATGTGCTACATGAGTATACTGGCTGCTTTGGTTGGCTGGTTTCACCTTTTACATGAATAAACTGAGttgtaatcctttttttttttttttaatctttggcAGGTTTTTGAAAGCTAGGGACTTTAACATCGAAAAAACAATCCCGATGTGGGAAGAAATGCTCAATTGGAGAAAAGAATATGGAACTGACACCATTATGGAGGTAGTGATATTAAATTATGACACCAGCCATATAAGTCTCAGTTGATTCGTTCTACAGAATGCTTTAGGGAGGAactttttctgtctttttctcAATCTAAGCATAATATAAGGGTGTTAGAAACTTGTAACTAAATTTTTCGGTAATGTCATAACTTGGtggcaaaagaaaaaggataagAACTTGGGAAAATGATATAGTTGCATCTGAGTTTTACTAGGCCATACTATGTCGCAACTGCATTATGCTCACTATGTACATCCTGTCTGATGCTAACCCTGTATTCTGCTAATTAATGAAGGATTTTGAATTTCAAGAGCTGGAAGAAGTCTTACAGTATTATCCCCAAGGGTACCATGGAGTTGACAAGGAAGGCAGGCCAGTTTACATCGAGAGGCTTGGGAAAGCTCATCCAAGTAGGCTCATGCGCATCACCACGATAGATCGCTACTTAAAGTACCATGTACAAGAGTTTGAAAGGGCTTTACAGGAGAAATTTCCTGCTTGTTCAATTGCAGCAAAAAGGCGGATCTGTTCGACAACAACGATACTGGATGTCCAGGGCTTGGTATGTTGACTTCTACGTGGGAATGCCTTTGTCAAATTGAATTTGGTCTGTCATGgagaaaatttatcaaatttttgcTAACTGAGGGAGATCGGTGCTGTTTCCTGTTGTGCATGTACTTTAAAGAGTTCAGTCAGGTTTAACATCCATATTTTGTGCTTTGTACACCTGTCACCTGTATCATAATTTGGGTGCACTAGGTCACACTTTCAATAAACAGGGACGAGAATAAAAGACTCGTTATATGCTTGTTGATAGgaacttcaaaatattttcttctaCTAATAGCCGATTGTTTGTATAACTTACATAGTGCTTCTCTGCATAATTTTAACTGGCAATTGACAATTATGTTAAATACAGGGCATTAAGAATTTCACCCGGACTGCTGCAAATCTCTTGGCTGCCATGACAAAAATTGACAACAGTTACTACCCCGAGGTACTGGAGTCTCCCTAATGATATCTTATTTTCCAATAATGTATTGGTGTGTAATTATTACCATAAATCTACAGACTTTACATCGAATGTACATTGTCAATGCTGGTCCGGGCTTCAAAAAGATGCTTTGGCCTGCTGCACAGAAATTTCTTGATGCAAAGACTATTGCAAAGATACAGGTAATGGGGATATAGTTAGGACTACCTTATTGTATTTCTCATGCAGCCTCAACTGACTTTATATTGATCTTCTTAAATTGAAGGTTCTGGAACCCAAATCGTTGTCTAAACTACTGGAAGTCATAGATTCAAAGTAATCTTTCATCTGTTCATTCTGTCTCATTTAAAAGTTAGTATCTGTTAAATAGTTGCTTAGACACTTTTCCTTTCAGTCAGTTGCCAGACTTCTTGGGTGGTTCATGTACTTGTTCCACAGAAGGAGGGTGCCTTAGATCTAACAAAGGCCCATGGAATAATCCTGACATAATGAAGGCAAGCTTTTtcttgcaatatatatatatatatatatatatatatatatatatatatatatattttttttttcattatgtgATATATTATCGTTTGCGGCCTGATTTATGTTGAGTCCATAGTCCATGCCTATGAAATCTTTTTTAGGAATGAAATTTCTATTGACTTTGGCTCCCCATGTTTAGATCGTACATCATGTGGAAGCAAAATTTGTGAGGCAAATTACCAGAGTTTCTATGGACCAGGAGAAATTTGACGCTTATACTAAGATACGTCCACTGAAGGCAAGTCTTAGTTTCATTGGCAGAAGTATGATGTTGCATTATTAGTATATCTTGCTCCTATATAGctcattctctttttcttcttcttctaaatccAGGGAAGATTTAGTGATACATCAACAGCAGAGTCAGGGTCAGATATTGATGATCCTTGTTCTACATCAGGACGGCAGAGCTCCACAGTTCCTCGTTTGGACCCAGTTCATGAAGAAGTGAGTTTTAAAACCAGTGGCTCACGTTGATtgtgttgattattatttatctaATGTGTGTGTGTTCTACTATTGATATGCAGGTCAAGGCATCAGATCCAATTGCCTACTACAGTTGTGATGATAATTTTTCTCTGGTTGAGAAGGCTGTGAGAAGTGATCAAGTTGAGGGACATTCTGAGGATCGACCCCTTAGAATTGATGAAATGGATAATGCTCCTCGTGAGGGAACATCAAGTTTGGAAGGTACTTGTTAATGTAATTTATGTTGGTCCTTGTTAATATAATCTATTATGAcaatcatttcttttcttctctaggATATGTTAACAACATATTGTTTGTGGCTAGGAATCCGTGCCTCTTTGAGGACTGCAAGcgtttaaaatctttttttttgagttcGCTCTTTGATTGGGCTATAATCTATGTTCCTAATTTCTCCTCTTCCAATAGTTAGCTTTTCA
This genomic interval from Corylus avellana chromosome ca3, CavTom2PMs-1.0 contains the following:
- the LOC132174843 gene encoding phosphatidylinositol/phosphatidylcholine transfer protein SFH13-like, which codes for MSGQEGLGFHDENRERKSDFENSEDERRRSKIGNLKKKAISASNKFTHSLKKRGKRKIDYRVPQVAIEDVRDAKEESAVCELRQKLVDRDLLPPRHDDYHTLLRFLKARDFNIEKTIPMWEEMLNWRKEYGTDTIMEDFEFQELEEVLQYYPQGYHGVDKEGRPVYIERLGKAHPSRLMRITTIDRYLKYHVQEFERALQEKFPACSIAAKRRICSTTTILDVQGLGIKNFTRTAANLLAAMTKIDNSYYPETLHRMYIVNAGPGFKKMLWPAAQKFLDAKTIAKIQVLEPKSLSKLLEVIDSNQLPDFLGGSCTCSTEGGCLRSNKGPWNNPDIMKIVHHVEAKFVRQITRVSMDQEKFDAYTKIRPLKGRFSDTSTAESGSDIDDPCSTSGRQSSTVPRLDPVHEEVKASDPIAYYSCDDNFSLVEKAVRSDQVEGHSEDRPLRIDEMDNAPREGTSSLEGTPVKRWFNNVKEIVEKSDFQYVARALISFFVRLVAFFRTLRYEFRRRQNNVYPSNSLENNINDHSAAVEAVSEEDRIGPCIQRLDRLEKVFEELNSKPVGIPLEKERMIMESLHRIKSVEADLEQTKKVLHSTAARQLEIGELLEKLHESKCHRRRLFC